The proteins below are encoded in one region of Silene latifolia isolate original U9 population chromosome 2, ASM4854445v1, whole genome shotgun sequence:
- the LOC141641056 gene encoding uncharacterized protein LOC141641056: MIFRSRCTVQGRVCNLIIDGGSCTNLASTIMVSKLSLPTQEHPSPYKLRWLNKGSEVRVDKQCIVPFSIGKVYKDKVLSDVVPMDACHLLLGRSSEFDWNTPHQGKENIYSFKHNGKKVTLTPLPPNQRGY; this comes from the coding sequence ATGATATTCAGGAGTAGGTGCACTGTCCAAGGGAGGGTATGTAATTTGATCATTGATGGAGGTAGCTGTACCAATCTAGCTTCCACCATTATGGTTAGCAAGCTGAGTTTGCCCACCCAGGAGCACCCCAGTCCATACAAGCTAAGGTGGTTAAATAAAGGATCTGAAGTAAGAGTTGACAAGCAGTGCATTGTTCCTTTTTCAATTGGGAAGGTGTACAAAGATAAAGTGTTGTCTGATGTGGTCCCTATGGATGCCTGTCATCTACTGTTAGGAAGGTCATCGGAGTTTGACTGGAATACCCCTCACCAGGGGAAGGAAAATATCTATAGCTTCAAGCACAATGGCAAGAAAGTTACCCTGACTCCCTTGCCACCAAATCAAAGAGGATATTGA